The Microlunatus antarcticus genome window below encodes:
- a CDS encoding ABC-F family ATP-binding cassette domain-containing protein, producing the protein MLVAKDLQVRAGARLLIDGASFQIAPGDKVGLVGRNGAGKTTLTKILSGEAAPAAGSVTRTGAVGYLAQDPRTGDPEVLARNRILSARGLDTALIRLEKAGMAMASDDEAERDKAMAAYARAEAELTAGGGYAAEAEAARIAANLGLAQRVLDQPLHTLSGGQRRRVELARILFSGAETMLLDEPTNHLDADSIAWLRTYLAGHNGALLVISHDVGLLEATVNKVIHLDANRSEMDVYAMGWKRYLQQRETDEKRRRRERQNAERKADTLMLQADKMRAKATKATAAQNMAKRAEKLRAGIEGERVQDKVAKIRFPEPAACGKTPLMAEGLSKTYGSLEIFTGVDLAIDKGSQVVILGLNGAGKTTLLRILAGVEQSDTGNVLPGHGLRLGYYAQEHETLDTNRSVLENMKTAAPDLNDTDVRKVLGSFLFSGDDVDKPAAVLSGGEKTRLALAALVVSSANVLLLDEPTNNLDPASRAEVLGAIKTYAGAVVLVTHDEGAVDALDPDRVLLLPDGTEDLWSPEYADLISLA; encoded by the coding sequence ATGCTGGTCGCGAAGGATCTCCAGGTGCGCGCGGGCGCGCGGCTGCTGATCGACGGCGCGTCGTTCCAGATCGCCCCTGGTGACAAGGTCGGTCTGGTCGGGCGCAACGGGGCCGGCAAGACGACGCTGACGAAGATCCTGTCCGGCGAGGCCGCACCCGCCGCCGGCTCGGTCACCCGCACCGGCGCCGTTGGCTACCTCGCGCAGGATCCCCGTACGGGGGACCCCGAGGTCCTCGCCCGCAACCGCATCCTCTCCGCCCGGGGCCTCGACACCGCGCTGATCCGGCTCGAGAAGGCCGGCATGGCCATGGCGAGCGACGACGAGGCCGAGCGCGACAAGGCCATGGCCGCGTACGCGCGGGCCGAGGCCGAGCTGACCGCCGGCGGGGGCTACGCCGCCGAGGCCGAGGCCGCCCGGATCGCCGCCAACCTGGGCCTGGCGCAGCGCGTGCTCGACCAGCCGCTGCACACCCTCTCGGGCGGGCAGCGCCGGCGGGTGGAGCTCGCGCGCATCCTCTTCTCGGGCGCCGAGACGATGCTGCTGGACGAGCCCACCAACCACCTCGACGCGGACTCGATCGCCTGGCTCCGCACGTACCTGGCGGGGCACAACGGCGCCCTGCTCGTGATCAGCCACGACGTGGGCCTGCTCGAGGCGACGGTCAACAAGGTCATCCACCTCGACGCCAACCGCTCCGAGATGGACGTCTACGCGATGGGCTGGAAGCGCTACCTCCAGCAGCGTGAGACCGACGAGAAGCGGCGTCGTCGCGAGCGGCAGAACGCCGAGCGCAAGGCCGACACCCTGATGCTGCAGGCCGACAAGATGCGCGCCAAGGCCACGAAGGCGACGGCCGCCCAGAACATGGCCAAACGTGCGGAGAAGCTGCGGGCGGGCATCGAGGGCGAGCGCGTGCAGGACAAGGTGGCCAAGATCCGTTTCCCGGAGCCGGCCGCGTGCGGCAAGACCCCGCTCATGGCGGAGGGCCTGTCCAAGACGTACGGCTCGCTCGAGATCTTCACCGGCGTCGACCTCGCGATCGACAAGGGCTCGCAGGTCGTCATCCTCGGCCTCAACGGGGCGGGCAAGACCACGCTGCTCCGGATCCTGGCTGGGGTCGAGCAGTCCGACACGGGCAACGTGCTGCCCGGGCACGGGCTGCGGCTCGGCTACTACGCCCAGGAGCACGAGACGCTGGACACGAACCGCAGCGTGCTGGAGAACATGAAGACCGCGGCGCCGGACCTCAACGACACCGACGTCCGCAAGGTGCTCGGCTCGTTCCTGTTCAGCGGCGACGACGTGGACAAGCCGGCGGCCGTGCTGTCGGGCGGGGAGAAGACCCGGCTCGCGCTCGCGGCCCTGGTCGTCTCCAGCGCGAACGTCCTGCTCCTCGACGAGCCCACCAACAACCTCGACCCCGCCTCGCGCGCCGAGGTGCTGGGCGCGATCAAGACGTACGCCGGCGCCGTCGTCCTGGTGACGCACGACGAGGGCGCGGTGGACGCGCTCGACCCGGACCGTGTCCTCCTCCTGCCCGACGGCACCGAGGACCTCTGGAGCCCGGAGTACGCGGACCTGATCTCGCTCGCCTGA
- a CDS encoding carbohydrate ABC transporter permease, whose protein sequence is MTALAPAALQSAPASSASAGGGSGIRERSLTWMALPALLMFVAFGVIPLIGVLVLSFTTWDGIGEIRPSGLTSWKAVLTDPGLPHALWVTFLVMALTWIVQTPMSILLGAFLAGQQRYRELLAVLYFIPLLLSSAALAITYKALLDPNFGLGAGLHLPFLAQDWLGRPYLAVGVVIFVVSWQFIPFHALIYQGGVRQIPVTMYEAALIDGAGRVRQFFSITLPQLKYTIITSSTLMVVGSLTFFDLIFVLTAGGPGDATRVLALSMYITGFQANLMGPASAIACILVLVGLALALLLRRLGGDATSSQLEGA, encoded by the coding sequence GTGACCGCGCTGGCTCCGGCGGCTCTGCAGTCGGCGCCGGCCAGCAGCGCGTCGGCAGGCGGCGGCAGCGGCATCCGGGAGCGTTCGCTCACCTGGATGGCGCTGCCGGCCCTGCTGATGTTCGTGGCCTTCGGCGTCATCCCCCTGATCGGGGTGCTGGTGCTGTCCTTCACCACCTGGGACGGCATCGGGGAGATCCGGCCCTCCGGCCTCACCAGCTGGAAGGCGGTCCTCACCGACCCTGGGCTGCCGCACGCGCTGTGGGTCACGTTCCTCGTGATGGCGCTGACCTGGATCGTCCAGACGCCGATGAGCATCCTGCTCGGGGCGTTCCTGGCCGGTCAGCAGCGCTACCGCGAGCTCCTCGCGGTGCTCTACTTCATCCCGCTGCTGCTGAGCTCCGCCGCGCTGGCGATCACGTACAAGGCGCTGCTCGACCCGAACTTCGGGCTGGGCGCAGGCCTGCACCTGCCGTTCCTGGCGCAGGACTGGCTCGGTCGGCCCTACCTCGCGGTCGGCGTCGTGATCTTCGTCGTCTCCTGGCAGTTCATCCCGTTCCACGCGCTGATCTACCAGGGCGGCGTCCGGCAGATCCCGGTGACGATGTACGAGGCCGCGCTGATCGACGGTGCGGGCCGGGTGCGTCAGTTCTTCAGCATCACGCTGCCGCAGCTGAAGTACACGATCATCACGTCGTCCACGCTCATGGTCGTCGGGTCGCTGACCTTCTTCGACCTGATCTTCGTGCTGACCGCCGGGGGCCCGGGCGACGCCACCCGGGTGCTCGCGCTGTCGATGTACATCACCGGGTTCCAGGCCAACCTCATGGGCCCGGCCAGCGCCATCGCCTGCATCCTCGTGCTCGTCGGTCTGGCGCTCGCCCTGCTGCTGCGCCGCCTCGGCGGCGACGCGACGTCCAGCCAGCTGGAAGGGGCCTGA
- a CDS encoding helix-turn-helix domain-containing protein has translation MAESADGTQTGLTKGARITGDQRSSLGTTFGQRYAGGESIRSIAQDTGRSYGFVHGVLKESGATLRGRGGATRGPRRTGADRVEDQAANATETPASAVRTKAKAAKDKVEKAADKVSEKAAKSKSAKDDKGKKKAEPKKAAKKGKKG, from the coding sequence ATGGCGGAGAGCGCCGACGGGACTCAGACGGGACTGACGAAGGGTGCCCGGATCACCGGGGACCAGCGCTCGTCGCTGGGCACGACCTTCGGCCAGCGCTACGCGGGCGGGGAGAGCATCCGCTCCATCGCGCAGGACACGGGACGTTCCTACGGGTTCGTGCACGGGGTCCTCAAGGAGTCGGGCGCGACCCTGCGCGGTCGCGGTGGCGCGACCCGGGGTCCGCGGCGCACGGGGGCCGACCGCGTCGAGGACCAGGCCGCGAACGCCACGGAGACGCCGGCGTCGGCCGTGCGCACCAAGGCCAAGGCCGCCAAGGACAAGGTCGAGAAGGCGGCGGACAAGGTCAGCGAGAAGGCGGCCAAGTCCAAGAGCGCCAAGGACGACAAGGGCAAGAAGAAGGCCGAGCCGAAGAAGGCCGCCAAGAAGGGCAAGAAGGGCTAG
- a CDS encoding TetR/AcrR family transcriptional regulator, producing MTTTTRTSAPRRLTAKGEATRARIVEAASGLVFAHGVTRTGVEDVQREAGVSASQLYHYFGDKQTLMRAVIAHQTEAVLAAQQPELDALDTFEALGRWRDRLVTLQRSRHCAGGCPIGSIAAEIADDDPEARADLVAGFEQWEAPLRSGLATMRDRGVLRDDADPDRLALALLAALQGGLLLTQTRRTTLPLETALDAMIELIGSYAV from the coding sequence ATGACCACGACGACCCGCACCTCGGCACCGCGTCGGCTGACCGCCAAGGGGGAGGCCACCCGCGCGCGGATCGTCGAGGCCGCCTCCGGCCTGGTCTTCGCCCACGGCGTCACCCGCACCGGTGTCGAGGACGTCCAGCGCGAGGCGGGCGTCAGCGCGTCGCAGCTGTACCACTACTTCGGCGACAAGCAGACGCTGATGCGAGCGGTCATCGCCCACCAGACCGAGGCGGTGCTGGCCGCCCAGCAGCCCGAGCTCGACGCGCTCGACACCTTCGAGGCGCTGGGTCGCTGGCGCGACCGGCTCGTCACCCTGCAGCGGTCGCGGCACTGCGCCGGGGGATGCCCGATCGGCTCTATCGCCGCCGAGATCGCCGACGACGACCCCGAGGCCCGGGCCGACCTCGTCGCCGGCTTCGAGCAGTGGGAGGCGCCCCTGCGCTCGGGCCTGGCCACGATGCGCGACCGCGGGGTGCTGCGGGACGACGCCGACCCGGACCGCCTCGCACTGGCCCTGCTCGCCGCGCTGCAGGGCGGGCTGCTGCTCACCCAGACCCGCCGCACCACGCTGCCGCTCGAGACCGCGCTCGACGCCATGATCGAGCTGATCGGGAGCTACGCGGTCTGA
- a CDS encoding SURF1 family cytochrome oxidase biogenesis protein: MQRLWVRWTLLTAFVLAFGTACAFLGNWQLDRLESRRERNVSTVRNEEQAVRPYTDVFTRTIVDADQWQRVSATGTFDADHQLLLRYRSSGDTEGYEVVTPLRTATGAVLVDRGIVSLANGAPIPTVAPAPPTGEVTVVGHVRRDEQGKRSAITPVDGAARLISSEAFGATLPYPVVDGYIGLITVDPPQTGGFAPVALPEISDGPHFWYAVQWFMFAGIGVAGIVVFIRGDLRERRTGHRKTPKAPKGPKPRDPAHPELTSSGV, from the coding sequence GTGCAACGCCTCTGGGTCCGCTGGACTCTGCTGACCGCGTTCGTGCTGGCGTTCGGGACCGCGTGCGCCTTCCTCGGCAACTGGCAGCTCGACCGGCTCGAGTCGCGCCGCGAGCGGAACGTCTCGACGGTCCGCAACGAGGAGCAGGCCGTCCGCCCGTACACCGACGTCTTCACCCGCACGATCGTCGACGCCGACCAGTGGCAGCGCGTCAGCGCGACGGGGACGTTCGACGCGGACCACCAGCTGCTGCTGCGCTACCGCAGCAGCGGCGACACCGAGGGCTACGAGGTCGTCACCCCGCTGCGCACCGCGACCGGGGCGGTCCTGGTCGACCGCGGCATCGTCTCGCTCGCCAACGGCGCCCCGATCCCGACCGTCGCCCCCGCCCCGCCGACCGGTGAGGTCACGGTCGTCGGGCACGTCCGCCGCGACGAGCAGGGCAAGCGCTCGGCCATCACCCCGGTCGACGGCGCCGCCCGGCTGATCAGCTCCGAGGCGTTCGGCGCGACGCTGCCCTACCCGGTCGTCGACGGCTACATCGGCCTGATCACGGTCGACCCGCCACAGACGGGCGGCTTCGCGCCCGTCGCGCTGCCCGAGATCTCCGACGGCCCCCACTTCTGGTACGCGGTGCAGTGGTTCATGTTCGCCGGCATCGGCGTCGCCGGCATCGTCGTCTTCATCCGCGGCGACCTGCGCGAGCGGCGCACCGGTCACCGCAAGACGCCCAAGGCGCCGAAGGGTCCGAAGCCGCGCGACCCCGCGCACCCCGAGCTGACCTCGAGCGGAGTATGA
- a CDS encoding DUF6457 domain-containing protein — protein sequence MDLTQWLARLGAELGTDDVDLDEARITELLDLTREAAHGVERVAGPLTTFLVGVAVGRGADVATATQAAQALLEEPAPGPDEATDGAAGGPTASHDNAG from the coding sequence ATGGACCTGACCCAGTGGCTGGCACGGCTCGGCGCCGAGCTCGGGACCGACGACGTCGACCTGGACGAGGCGAGGATCACCGAGCTCCTCGACCTGACCCGCGAGGCCGCGCACGGCGTGGAGCGCGTCGCGGGTCCGCTGACCACCTTCCTGGTCGGGGTCGCGGTCGGGCGGGGTGCGGACGTCGCCACCGCGACGCAGGCGGCCCAGGCGCTGCTCGAGGAGCCGGCGCCGGGCCCCGACGAAGCGACCGACGGAGCGGCCGGCGGTCCGACCGCCTCCCACGACAACGCGGGCTAG
- a CDS encoding putative RNA methyltransferase, which translates to MSLADVADLLACPTCAARDLPDTPLALDATTLRCERGHAYDVARQGYVNLVGRAVPRNADGPEMVAARERFLGGGAYDAIADALADAALRTPSSAPVVLDVGAGPGWYLERVLARFADDGRPGRGVALDVSPTAARRSARSERAVGAVVADAWERLPLRTSGVDVVLSVFAPRQPAELTRVLAPGGLAVVVSPLPEHLAGLRAAWGLLDVEPGKQERLAATFGEHLEPLDAVDVRQTVPLDRAALDDLVAMGPNAFHGTDRPGPAPSEIELAVRVSTWRRG; encoded by the coding sequence GTGAGCCTCGCCGACGTCGCGGACCTGCTCGCCTGCCCCACCTGCGCGGCCCGCGACCTCCCGGACACCCCGCTGGCGCTCGACGCGACGACGCTGCGCTGCGAGCGCGGCCACGCGTACGACGTCGCCCGTCAGGGGTACGTGAACCTGGTCGGCCGGGCCGTCCCGCGCAACGCCGACGGGCCGGAGATGGTGGCCGCCCGCGAGAGGTTCCTGGGCGGCGGCGCGTACGACGCGATCGCGGACGCCCTCGCCGACGCGGCCCTGCGGACGCCGTCCTCTGCGCCCGTCGTGCTCGACGTCGGCGCCGGACCGGGGTGGTACCTCGAGCGCGTGCTGGCCCGGTTCGCGGACGACGGGCGGCCGGGTCGCGGGGTCGCCCTGGACGTGTCCCCCACCGCCGCGCGGCGGTCCGCCCGGAGCGAGCGGGCCGTCGGCGCCGTCGTGGCCGACGCCTGGGAACGGCTCCCCCTGCGGACGTCCGGCGTCGACGTCGTGCTCAGCGTCTTCGCGCCGCGTCAGCCCGCCGAGCTGACCCGGGTCCTGGCGCCGGGCGGTCTCGCGGTCGTCGTGAGCCCGCTGCCCGAGCACCTCGCCGGTCTCCGGGCGGCCTGGGGCCTGCTCGACGTGGAGCCCGGCAAGCAGGAACGGCTGGCGGCCACGTTCGGCGAGCACCTGGAGCCGCTGGACGCGGTCGACGTGCGCCAAACGGTCCCCCTGGACCGCGCCGCCCTCGACGACCTCGTCGCCATGGGGCCGAACGCGTTCCACGGCACCGACCGTCCGGGCCCGGCACCGAGCGAGATCGAGCTCGCCGTCCGCGTCAGCACCTGGCGGCGGGGCTAG
- a CDS encoding extracellular solute-binding protein codes for MDPSNTSRRGFLKLAGLAGLSASAVGTLAACGGGTQPTTPGAGGSAGGGGAAAGTGAASYWFLSGQPQQAIREATVKRFNTANPDAAIKYTEFQNDAYKTKIKTAIGAGQGPSIIWGWGGGGLREYVKNNQVEDLTSFFSENAAVKDRLFPSAFEAASVDGKIYAMPAETVTPIVFYWNKKVFDKVGVQPPQTWDDIMALVPKFNDAGIAPFSLGGQSRWTNMMWLEFLLDRIAGPEVFQNAFSGKAGAWSDPAVLDMLTKIQDLVKANGFIKGFSSITADSNADLALLYTGKAAMMVHGAWTYGTMKADGGDFVSGGNLGYGNFPAVTGGKGDPTNTVGNPAQYYSISAKASDAEKNTAKKFFSTSVLDDTEIKAWADSGSVAIVKGSNAQFSGADAPFLNFIYDTASNAKSFAQSWDQALPANAAETLLDNIAKLFQLSITPQEWVDNMNKVIGQ; via the coding sequence GTGGATCCCAGCAACACCTCGCGTCGCGGCTTCCTCAAGCTGGCCGGCCTGGCCGGTCTGAGCGCCTCGGCGGTCGGCACCCTCGCCGCGTGCGGCGGCGGCACCCAGCCCACCACCCCGGGTGCGGGCGGCAGCGCGGGCGGTGGCGGCGCGGCCGCCGGCACCGGTGCGGCCAGCTACTGGTTCCTGAGCGGCCAGCCGCAGCAGGCCATCCGTGAGGCCACGGTCAAGCGCTTCAACACGGCCAACCCCGACGCCGCCATCAAGTACACCGAGTTCCAGAACGACGCGTACAAGACCAAGATCAAGACCGCCATCGGCGCGGGCCAGGGCCCGTCGATCATCTGGGGCTGGGGCGGCGGTGGCCTCCGCGAGTACGTGAAGAACAACCAGGTCGAGGACCTGACGTCGTTCTTCTCCGAGAACGCCGCGGTCAAGGACCGGCTCTTCCCGTCCGCCTTCGAGGCGGCCTCGGTCGACGGCAAGATCTACGCGATGCCGGCCGAGACGGTCACCCCGATCGTCTTCTACTGGAACAAGAAGGTCTTCGACAAGGTCGGCGTGCAGCCCCCGCAGACGTGGGACGACATCATGGCCCTGGTCCCGAAGTTCAACGACGCGGGCATCGCGCCGTTCTCCCTCGGCGGCCAGTCCCGCTGGACCAACATGATGTGGCTCGAGTTCCTGCTCGACCGCATCGCGGGCCCGGAGGTCTTCCAGAACGCCTTCTCCGGCAAGGCCGGCGCGTGGTCCGACCCCGCGGTGCTCGACATGCTGACCAAGATCCAGGACCTGGTGAAGGCGAACGGCTTCATCAAGGGCTTCTCCTCGATCACCGCCGACTCCAACGCCGACCTGGCCCTGCTCTACACCGGCAAGGCCGCGATGATGGTCCACGGCGCCTGGACCTACGGCACCATGAAGGCCGACGGCGGCGACTTCGTCAGCGGCGGCAACCTCGGCTACGGGAACTTCCCGGCCGTCACCGGCGGCAAGGGCGACCCGACCAACACCGTGGGCAACCCGGCGCAGTACTACTCGATCTCCGCCAAGGCGTCGGACGCCGAGAAGAACACGGCCAAGAAGTTCTTCTCGACCAGCGTGCTGGACGACACCGAGATCAAGGCGTGGGCCGACTCCGGCAGCGTGGCGATCGTCAAGGGCTCGAACGCCCAGTTCAGCGGCGCGGACGCGCCGTTCCTGAACTTCATCTACGACACCGCCAGCAACGCCAAGTCCTTCGCGCAGTCGTGGGACCAGGCGCTGCCCGCCAACGCGGCCGAGACCCTCCTGGACAACATCGCGAAGCTGTTCCAGCTCTCGATCACGCCCCAGGAGTGGGTCGACAACATGAACAAGGTCATCGGGCAGTGA
- the fdhD gene encoding formate dehydrogenase accessory sulfurtransferase FdhD has translation MGRLTRTRPVVKVRVGDDPRVVRRSDTLAVEEPLEVRLDGSAFLVTMRTPGDDIDLVHGLLHGEGVITTASDVVLARYCAGTDADGLQTYNVLDVSLVPGAAPTGPLRQVLVNSACGLCGSTSIDQVVTARRHPTTFREPLPVERVLAAPELLREQQRAFDKTGGLHAAGLIDADGELVCVREDVGRHNALDKVIGWALREGRLPLVGCTLVVSSRASYELTQKAVLAGAELLVAVSAPTSLAVELADEAGLTLVAFVRGETMNVYAHPERLDLAAVGSVPVG, from the coding sequence ATGGGACGCCTCACCCGGACCCGACCGGTGGTCAAGGTCCGCGTGGGCGACGACCCCCGGGTCGTGCGCCGCAGCGACACGCTAGCCGTGGAGGAACCGCTCGAGGTGCGCCTCGACGGCTCCGCGTTCCTGGTGACGATGCGGACCCCCGGCGACGACATCGACCTCGTGCACGGCCTGCTGCACGGCGAGGGCGTCATCACCACCGCCTCCGACGTCGTCCTGGCCCGCTACTGCGCGGGCACCGACGCGGACGGGCTGCAGACGTACAACGTGCTCGACGTCAGCCTCGTGCCGGGCGCCGCGCCGACCGGGCCGCTGCGCCAGGTGCTGGTGAACAGCGCCTGCGGGCTGTGCGGCAGCACCTCGATCGACCAGGTCGTCACCGCCCGGCGGCACCCGACGACGTTCCGGGAGCCGCTGCCGGTGGAGCGGGTGCTCGCGGCACCCGAGCTGCTGCGCGAGCAGCAGCGCGCCTTCGACAAGACCGGCGGGCTGCACGCCGCCGGGCTGATCGACGCCGACGGTGAGCTGGTGTGCGTGCGCGAGGACGTCGGACGGCACAACGCCCTCGACAAGGTGATCGGCTGGGCCCTGCGCGAGGGGCGGCTGCCGCTCGTCGGCTGCACCCTGGTCGTGTCGAGCCGGGCGTCGTACGAGCTGACGCAGAAGGCCGTCCTCGCCGGGGCCGAGCTGCTGGTCGCCGTGTCGGCGCCGACCTCGCTGGCCGTGGAGCTGGCCGACGAGGCCGGTCTGACCCTGGTCGCCTTCGTCCGCGGCGAGACGATGAACGTCTACGCCCACCCCGAACGGCTCGACCTGGCCGCCGTGGGGAGCGTCCCGGTCGGCTGA
- a CDS encoding SDR family oxidoreductase: MDLGLNDRVFVVTAASGGLGRASAAQLVAEGARVVLVARRADVLDEAVEELGPDRAVAVTADLTDPATADLACLVALHAFGRLDGALVSVGGPPPGTVLGTTDEQWSTAFDRVFLAALRVSRAVVAHATAADLSLAWVLSTSVRSPVGGLATSNGLRPGLGMLIKQLADEIGPTGGRVVGLMPGRVETERTRELDAGDADPTAARAAREAAIPLRRYGRPDEFGRVAAFVLSPAASYLTGCVVPVEGGALRSL, encoded by the coding sequence GTGGACCTCGGACTGAACGACCGCGTCTTCGTCGTCACCGCCGCCAGCGGCGGTCTGGGCCGGGCCAGCGCAGCCCAGCTCGTCGCCGAGGGCGCACGCGTCGTCCTCGTCGCGCGGCGGGCGGACGTGCTGGACGAGGCCGTCGAGGAGCTGGGCCCGGACCGTGCGGTCGCCGTGACCGCCGACCTGACCGACCCGGCGACCGCCGACCTCGCCTGCCTCGTCGCCCTGCACGCCTTCGGCCGGCTCGACGGCGCCCTGGTCAGCGTGGGCGGGCCGCCGCCCGGCACCGTGCTCGGCACCACCGACGAGCAGTGGTCGACGGCGTTCGACCGCGTCTTCCTCGCCGCGCTGCGGGTGTCGCGCGCGGTCGTGGCGCACGCCACCGCGGCCGACCTCAGCCTGGCCTGGGTGCTCTCGACCTCGGTCCGCTCCCCCGTCGGCGGGCTCGCGACCTCGAACGGCCTCCGCCCCGGTCTCGGGATGTTGATCAAGCAGCTGGCCGACGAGATCGGCCCGACCGGCGGACGTGTCGTCGGGCTGATGCCCGGACGCGTCGAGACCGAGCGGACCCGGGAGCTCGACGCCGGCGACGCCGACCCGACGGCCGCACGGGCGGCCCGGGAGGCGGCGATCCCGCTGCGCCGCTACGGTCGCCCCGACGAGTTCGGGCGGGTGGCCGCCTTCGTGCTGTCGCCGGCGGCGTCGTACCTCACCGGGTGCGTGGTCCCGGTCGAGGGCGGCGCGCTCCGCTCCCTGTGA
- a CDS encoding carbohydrate ABC transporter permease, with product MATVTTSAPTRRPAAKKSADRGSGMRGTVSKNWFGGALSWVWLLIVLVPIYWIIITSFKQQSDYFSTNPLAPPTAPTLSNYLMVVQSDFPRYFVNSVIVTVGSIVPAVLISFLAAFAIVRGRGWLLKATNSLFLMGLAIPLQATIIPVYLIIIRLGLYDTLGAIILPSIAFAIPLSVLVLSNFIRDVPKELFESMRMDGASDWQTLWQLAFPLTRPALVTVTIYNGLGIWNGFLLPLILTQSPEKRLLPLGLWTFQGQYSVNVPAILASVVLTTLPILVLYVIGRRQLMSGLTAGFSK from the coding sequence ATGGCGACCGTGACCACGAGCGCCCCGACCCGCCGGCCGGCCGCCAAGAAGTCCGCGGACCGCGGGTCGGGCATGCGGGGGACCGTCAGCAAGAACTGGTTCGGCGGGGCCCTCAGCTGGGTCTGGCTGCTGATCGTGCTGGTCCCGATCTACTGGATCATCATCACCAGCTTCAAGCAGCAGAGCGACTACTTCTCGACCAACCCGCTCGCCCCGCCGACGGCGCCGACCCTGTCGAACTACCTGATGGTCGTCCAGTCGGACTTCCCGCGGTACTTCGTCAACAGCGTGATCGTCACGGTGGGCTCGATCGTGCCGGCCGTGCTGATCTCGTTCCTCGCCGCGTTCGCCATCGTGCGGGGACGGGGGTGGCTGCTGAAGGCCACGAACTCCCTGTTCCTGATGGGCCTGGCCATCCCGCTGCAGGCGACGATCATCCCCGTCTACCTGATCATCATCCGGCTGGGCCTCTACGACACCCTGGGCGCGATCATCCTGCCGTCGATCGCGTTCGCCATCCCGCTGTCGGTCCTGGTGCTGTCGAACTTCATCCGCGACGTCCCGAAGGAGCTCTTCGAGTCGATGCGGATGGACGGCGCCTCCGACTGGCAGACGCTGTGGCAGCTCGCCTTCCCGCTCACCCGTCCCGCGCTGGTCACCGTGACCATCTACAACGGCCTGGGGATCTGGAACGGCTTCCTGCTCCCGCTGATCCTGACCCAGAGCCCGGAGAAGCGGCTGCTGCCGCTCGGGCTGTGGACCTTCCAGGGGCAGTACAGCGTGAACGTCCCGGCGATCCTCGCCTCCGTCGTGCTGACCACCCTCCCGATCCTCGTGCTCTACGTGATCGGTCGTCGTCAGCTGATGAGCGGCCTGACCGCCGGCTTCAGCAAGTAG
- a CDS encoding LacI family DNA-binding transcriptional regulator: MSSRATLADVASAVGVSVATVSKVLNDHADVAPGTRRRVQQQLRDSSYRVTGNGRRRSRLEGTIEVEFPGLENPYVVGVLDGILDAARAEHLDVAIGPQVRDNTAVVEPQMMRRSGRIGAIFITVDAATPPVATLIDDGFPTVVVDPVRAGSGATVSIGATNFSGGLSATKHLLALGHRRIAHAAGPSSVDCSQARLAGYQSALGEAGLRADDDLIVPSPFTYAGGRASAARLLDLPERPTAIFAAGDEIALGIMEEARLRSIRIPEDLSIVGFDDTYLASRSAPPLTTVAQPLVEMGRLAVRSLSQLITGDFLGTSHLELSTRLVVRESTAPCPTGR; encoded by the coding sequence ATGAGTAGCCGCGCCACCCTGGCCGACGTCGCGAGCGCCGTGGGGGTCTCGGTCGCCACCGTGTCCAAGGTCCTCAACGACCACGCGGACGTCGCGCCCGGCACCCGTCGTCGCGTGCAGCAGCAGCTGCGGGACTCCTCCTACCGCGTCACCGGCAACGGCCGGCGCCGCTCGCGCCTCGAGGGCACCATCGAGGTCGAGTTCCCCGGCCTGGAGAACCCGTACGTCGTCGGCGTCCTGGACGGCATCCTGGACGCGGCGCGGGCCGAGCACCTGGACGTCGCCATCGGGCCGCAGGTGCGCGACAACACCGCCGTCGTCGAGCCGCAGATGATGCGCCGCTCGGGTCGTATCGGCGCCATCTTCATCACCGTCGACGCCGCGACCCCGCCCGTGGCCACCCTCATCGACGACGGCTTCCCGACCGTCGTCGTCGACCCGGTCCGCGCGGGGTCGGGGGCCACCGTCAGCATCGGCGCCACCAACTTCAGCGGCGGGCTGTCGGCGACCAAGCACCTGCTCGCGCTCGGTCACCGGCGCATCGCGCACGCCGCCGGGCCGAGCAGCGTCGACTGCAGCCAGGCCCGGCTCGCCGGCTACCAGTCCGCCCTGGGCGAGGCCGGGCTCCGCGCCGACGACGACCTGATCGTGCCGTCGCCGTTCACGTACGCCGGGGGCCGCGCGTCGGCCGCCCGACTGCTCGACCTGCCCGAGCGGCCGACCGCGATCTTCGCCGCCGGCGACGAGATCGCCCTCGGGATCATGGAGGAGGCCAGGCTCCGGTCGATCCGGATCCCGGAGGACCTCAGCATCGTCGGCTTCGACGACACCTACCTCGCGAGCCGCTCCGCTCCCCCGCTCACCACGGTCGCCCAGCCGCTCGTGGAGATGGGCCGGCTCGCGGTGCGATCGCTGAGCCAGCTGATCACCGGCGACTTCCTCGGGACGTCGCACCTCGAGCTCTCGACCCGCCTGGTCGTCCGCGAGTCCACCGCCCCCTGCCCGACCGGGCGCTGA